Proteins encoded together in one Microcebus murinus isolate Inina chromosome 18, M.murinus_Inina_mat1.0, whole genome shotgun sequence window:
- the ALDH3A1 gene encoding aldehyde dehydrogenase, dimeric NADP-preferring, which translates to MSKISEAVQRARAAFASGRTRPLQFRVQQLEALRRMIQERRQDIAGALAADLHKSEWNSYYEEVVYVLEEIEHVIEKLPEWAADEPVEKTPQTQQDEAYIHSEPLGVVLIIGTWNYPFNLTIQPAVGAIAAGNAVVLKPSELSENTANLLATIVPQYLDKDLFPVINGGVPETTEVLKERFDHILYTGSTGVGKIVMTAAAKHLTPVTLELGGKSPCYVDKNCDLDVACRRVAWGKFMNSGQTCVAPDYILCDPSIQNQIVEKLKKSLKEFYGEDARKSRDYGRIINARHFQRVMALIEGQKVALGGTGDAASRYIAPTILTDVDPRAPVMQEEIFGPVLPIVCVRGLEEAVQFINQREKPLALYVFSDSDQVIKKMIAETSSGGVTANDVIAHITVHTLPFGGVGHSGMGSYHGKKSFETFSHRRSCLVRSLLNEEVLKARYPPGQAKATWR; encoded by the exons ATGAGCAAGATCAGCGAGGCCGTGCAGCGGGCCCGGGCGGCCTTCGCCTCGGGCAGGACCCGCCCGCTGCAGTTCCGGGTGCAGCAGCTGGAGGCGCTGCGGCGCATGATCCAGGAGCGCCGGCAGGACATCGCGGGCGCGCTGGCCGCGGATCTCCACAAG AGCGAGTGGAACTCCTACTACGAGGAGGTGGTGTACGTCCTGGAGGAGATCGAGCACGTGATCGAGAAGCTCCCCGAGTGGGCCGCAGACGAGCCCGTGGAGAAGACCCCGCAGACCCAGCAGGACGAGGCCTACATCCACTCGGAGCCCCTGGGCGTGGTGCTCATCATCGGCACCTGGAACTACCCCTTCAACCTCACCATCCAGCCCGCGGTGGGCGCCATCGCCGCAG GGAACGCGGTGGTCCTCAAGCCCTCGGAGCTGAGTGAGAACACGGCGAACCTGCTGGCCACCATCGTCCCTCAGTACCTGGACAAG GATCTGTTCCCAGTCATCAACGGGGGTGTCCCTGAGACCACGGAGGTGCTCAAGGAGAGGTTCGACCACATCCTGTACACGGGCAGCACAGGGGTGGGGAAGATCGTCATGACGGCTGCTGCCAAGCACCTGACCCCCGTCACGCTGGAGCTGGGAGGAAAGAGCCCCTGCTACGTGGACAAGAACTGCGATCTGGACGTGGCCTGCCG ACGTGTCGCCTGGGGAAAATTCATGAACAGCGGCCAGACCTGCGTGGCCCCCGACTACATCCTCTGTGACCCCTCGATCCAGAACCAGATCGTGGAGAAGCTCAAAAAGTCACTGAAA GAGTTCTACGGGGAAGATGCCAGGAAGTCCCGGGACTACGGAAGAATCATCAACGCCCGGCACTTCCAGCGTGTGATGGCCCTGATAGAGGGCCAGAAGGTGGCCCTCGGGGGCACCGGGGACGCTGCCTCCCGCTACATAG CCCCCACCATCCTCACGGACGTGGACCCACGGGCCCCGGTGATGCAGGAGGAGATCTTCGGGCCCGTGCTGCCCATCGTGTGCGTGCGCGGCCTGGAGGAGGCCGTGCAGTTCATCAACCAGCGAGAGAAGCCCCTGGCTCTCTACGTGTTCTCCGACAGCGACCAG GTGATTAAGAAGATGATCGCAGAGACGTCCAGCGGTGGGGTGACGGCCAATGACGTCATCGCGCACATCACCGTGCACACTCTGCCCTTCGGGGGCGTGG GGCACAGTGGCATGGGGTCCTACCACGGCAAGAAGAGCTTCGAGACCTTCTCTCACCGCCGCTCTTGCCTGGTGAGGTCCCTGCTGAATGAGGAGGTCCTCAAAGCCAGATACCCCCCGGGCCAGGCCAAG GCGACCTGGCGCTGA
- the LOC105862011 gene encoding aldehyde dehydrogenase, dimeric NADP-preferring isoform X1, whose protein sequence is MCSVAAQSQRVWSILKVWSSTTCISPGSTWDSGSSGRAAGRGCAKGTMSKISEAVQRARAAFASGRTRPLQFRVQQLEALRRMIQERRQDIAGALAADLHKSEWNSYYEEVVYVLEEIEHVIEKLPEWAADEPVEKTPQTQQDEAYIHSEPLGVVLIIGTWNYPFNLTIQPAVGAIAAGNAVVLKPSELSENTANLLATIVPQYLDKDLFPVINGGVPETTEVLKERFDHILYTGSTGVGKIVMTAAAKHLTPVTLELGGKSPCYVDKNCDLDVACRRVAWGKFMNSGQTCVAPDYILCDPSIQNQIVEKLKKSLKEFYGEDARKSRDYGRIINARHFQRVMALIEGQKVALGGTGDAASRYIAPTILTDVDPRAPVMQEEIFGPVLPIVCVRGLEEAVQFINQREKPLALYVFSDSDQVIKKMIAETSSGGVTANDVIAHITVHTLPFGGVGHSGMGSYHGKKSFETFSHRRSCLVRSLLNEEVLKARYPPGQAKATWR, encoded by the exons ATTCCGGGAGCTCGGGCCGGGCCGCTGGGAGAGGCTGCGCCAAAG GCACCATGAGCAAGATCAGCGAGGCCGTGCAGCGGGCCCGGGCGGCCTTCGCCTCGGGCAGGACCCGCCCGCTGCAGTTCCGGGTGCAGCAGCTGGAGGCGCTGCGGCGCATGATCCAGGAGCGCCGGCAGGACATCGCGGGCGCGCTGGCCGCGGATCTCCACAAG AGCGAGTGGAACTCCTACTACGAGGAGGTGGTGTACGTCCTGGAGGAGATCGAGCACGTGATCGAGAAGCTCCCCGAGTGGGCCGCAGACGAGCCCGTGGAGAAGACCCCGCAGACCCAGCAGGACGAGGCCTACATCCACTCGGAGCCCCTGGGCGTGGTGCTCATCATCGGCACCTGGAACTACCCCTTCAACCTCACCATCCAGCCCGCGGTGGGCGCCATCGCCGCAG GGAACGCGGTGGTCCTCAAGCCCTCGGAGCTGAGTGAGAACACGGCGAACCTGCTGGCCACCATCGTCCCTCAGTACCTGGACAAG GATCTGTTCCCAGTCATCAACGGGGGTGTCCCTGAGACCACGGAGGTGCTCAAGGAGAGGTTCGACCACATCCTGTACACGGGCAGCACAGGGGTGGGGAAGATCGTCATGACGGCTGCTGCCAAGCACCTGACCCCCGTCACGCTGGAGCTGGGAGGAAAGAGCCCCTGCTACGTGGACAAGAACTGCGATCTGGACGTGGCCTGCCG ACGTGTCGCCTGGGGAAAATTCATGAACAGCGGCCAGACCTGCGTGGCCCCCGACTACATCCTCTGTGACCCCTCGATCCAGAACCAGATCGTGGAGAAGCTCAAAAAGTCACTGAAA GAGTTCTACGGGGAAGATGCCAGGAAGTCCCGGGACTACGGAAGAATCATCAACGCCCGGCACTTCCAGCGTGTGATGGCCCTGATAGAGGGCCAGAAGGTGGCCCTCGGGGGCACCGGGGACGCTGCCTCCCGCTACATAG CCCCCACCATCCTCACGGACGTGGACCCACGGGCCCCGGTGATGCAGGAGGAGATCTTCGGGCCCGTGCTGCCCATCGTGTGCGTGCGCGGCCTGGAGGAGGCCGTGCAGTTCATCAACCAGCGAGAGAAGCCCCTGGCTCTCTACGTGTTCTCCGACAGCGACCAG GTGATTAAGAAGATGATCGCAGAGACGTCCAGCGGTGGGGTGACGGCCAATGACGTCATCGCGCACATCACCGTGCACACTCTGCCCTTCGGGGGCGTGG GGCACAGTGGCATGGGGTCCTACCACGGCAAGAAGAGCTTCGAGACCTTCTCTCACCGCCGCTCTTGCCTGGTGAGGTCCCTGCTGAATGAGGAGGTCCTCAAAGCCAGATACCCCCCGGGCCAGGCCAAG GCGACCTGGCGCTGA